The following are encoded together in the Thermus neutrinimicus genome:
- a CDS encoding RtcB family protein, which yields METVPHGGRVYDLSMAHEGHNFVAEGFVVSNCGVRLLASTLTLEDLLPRQRELADALYRLIPSGVGSQRKDVRFSKKELKEILKEGAGWLIRRGFGYPEDSHFIESEGRLPWANPDKVSDRAFERGAPQIGTLGSGNHFLEVQYVDQIYDEEAAEAFGLFPNQITVLIHTGSRGLGHQVCQDYVERFLKVAPRYGIELVDKQLAAAPIKSPEGQDYLQAMAAAANFAFANRQLIAHFVREAFEVVGFPPREHGLRVLYDLAHNNAKFEEHGGKRVLVHRKGATRAFGPGNPEIPPEYRHVGQPVLVPGDMGRYSYVLSGTEKAMAVSFGSSCHGAGRKMSRHQAKRVARERNLIKELAERGILVRAATKATVDEELPEAYKDVSVVVEAVQGAGIGKKVARLRPLIVVKG from the coding sequence ATGGAAACCGTTCCCCATGGGGGAAGGGTTTACGACCTCTCCATGGCTCATGAGGGACACAACTTCGTCGCCGAAGGGTTTGTGGTCTCCAACTGCGGGGTACGCCTCCTGGCCTCCACCCTCACCCTGGAAGACCTCCTCCCCCGCCAAAGGGAACTGGCGGATGCCCTCTACCGCCTCATCCCCTCGGGGGTGGGAAGCCAGCGCAAGGACGTGCGCTTCAGCAAGAAGGAGCTTAAGGAAATCCTCAAGGAGGGGGCGGGCTGGCTCATCCGCAGGGGCTTCGGCTACCCGGAGGACTCCCACTTCATCGAGTCGGAGGGCCGCCTCCCTTGGGCCAACCCCGACAAGGTTTCGGACAGGGCCTTTGAACGGGGAGCTCCCCAGATCGGCACCCTAGGAAGCGGGAACCATTTCCTCGAGGTGCAGTACGTGGACCAGATCTACGACGAGGAAGCCGCCGAAGCCTTTGGCCTCTTCCCCAACCAGATCACCGTCCTCATCCACACGGGAAGCCGGGGCCTCGGCCACCAGGTCTGCCAGGACTATGTGGAAAGATTCCTCAAGGTAGCCCCCCGCTACGGCATCGAGCTGGTGGACAAACAGCTGGCGGCAGCCCCCATCAAGAGCCCGGAGGGCCAGGACTACCTCCAGGCCATGGCCGCCGCCGCCAACTTCGCCTTCGCCAACCGGCAGCTCATCGCCCACTTCGTGCGGGAGGCCTTCGAGGTGGTGGGCTTCCCGCCCAGGGAGCACGGCCTAAGGGTCCTCTATGACCTGGCCCACAACAACGCCAAGTTTGAGGAGCACGGAGGAAAACGGGTTCTGGTGCACCGCAAAGGGGCCACCCGGGCCTTTGGCCCAGGGAATCCCGAGATCCCCCCGGAGTATCGGCATGTGGGCCAGCCCGTGCTGGTACCCGGGGATATGGGCCGCTACTCTTACGTGCTTTCGGGAACGGAGAAGGCCATGGCGGTATCCTTCGGCTCCAGTTGCCACGGGGCTGGGCGCAAGATGAGCCGCCACCAGGCCAAGCGGGTGGCCCGGGAGCGCAACCTGATCAAGGAGCTTGCGGAAAGGGGCATCCTGGTGCGGGCGGCCACCAAGGCTACGGTGGACGAGGAACTGCCTGAGGCCTACAAGGATGTTTCCGTGGTGGTGGAGGCGGTCCAGGGAGCCGGGATCGGCAAGAAGGTGGCCCGCTTAAGGCCCCTCATCGTGGTAAAGGGCTGA
- a CDS encoding TRAP transporter small permease subunit, with protein MRLLLGLSRAIDALTEAVGKVTVWLVLLVALLSAGNAVMRYGFSYSSNAYLEAQWYMFSLIFLLGGAYALKHNAHVRIDLIAGRFSKRTQAWIDVVGTVLFLLPMAVGVIYLSWPWAMTSFLGKEMSPDVGGLPRWPIKLALPLGFALLTLQGISELIKRIAYLAGHLQPAEEEREVLE; from the coding sequence ATGCGCCTTCTCCTGGGTCTTTCGCGAGCCATAGATGCCTTAACCGAGGCGGTGGGCAAAGTCACCGTGTGGCTGGTGCTTTTGGTGGCCCTGCTTTCCGCGGGCAACGCCGTCATGCGTTACGGCTTCAGCTATAGCTCCAACGCCTACCTCGAGGCCCAGTGGTACATGTTCAGCCTCATCTTCCTCCTGGGCGGGGCCTACGCCTTGAAGCACAACGCCCACGTGCGCATTGACCTCATTGCCGGCCGCTTTTCCAAACGCACCCAGGCCTGGATCGACGTGGTGGGGACGGTCCTCTTCCTTCTGCCCATGGCGGTGGGGGTCATCTACCTCTCCTGGCCTTGGGCCATGACCTCCTTCCTGGGGAAGGAGATGTCCCCCGACGTGGGGGGGCTTCCCCGCTGGCCCATCAAGCTGGCCCTGCCCCTGGGCTTTGCCCTTTTGACCCTTCAGGGGATTTCCGAGCTCATCAAGCGCATCGCCTACCTCGCGGGGCACCTGCAACCGGCGGAGGAGGAACGGGAGGTGTTGGAATGA
- a CDS encoding NYN domain-containing protein, translating to MERVAIFIDGSNLYKGLVQHLGPDYRLNFVEFISLLTAGRRLLRAYYYNAPLPPEDPAAKAHQSFLNYLKRVPYVAVRLGRLERRADGFVEKGVDIQIAIDILRLAYADAYDVAVLVSGDGDFAEVVRVVQDMGKQVENTTFHALSSHRLAQQADRFYPLDDFPWERLRAQSLPQAPESDE from the coding sequence ATGGAAAGGGTAGCGATATTCATCGACGGCTCCAACCTGTACAAGGGGTTGGTGCAGCATCTGGGGCCGGATTATCGGCTGAACTTTGTGGAGTTTATCAGCCTTCTCACCGCCGGGCGTAGGCTCTTGCGCGCCTACTACTACAACGCCCCCCTACCCCCGGAAGACCCCGCCGCCAAGGCCCACCAGAGCTTCCTCAACTACCTGAAGCGGGTGCCCTACGTGGCCGTGCGCTTGGGCAGGCTGGAAAGGCGGGCGGATGGCTTTGTGGAAAAGGGGGTGGATATCCAGATCGCCATAGATATCCTGCGCCTGGCCTATGCCGACGCCTACGACGTGGCGGTTCTGGTATCCGGGGACGGGGATTTCGCCGAGGTGGTCAGGGTGGTCCAGGACATGGGCAAGCAGGTGGAAAACACCACCTTCCACGCCCTTTCCTCCCACCGCTTAGCCCAGCAGGCGGACCGCTTCTATCCCCTGGACGACTTCCCTTGGGAACGCCTCCGGGCGCAAAGCCTGCCCCAGGCCCCCGAAAGCGACGAGTAG
- a CDS encoding PP2C family protein-serine/threonine phosphatase translates to MSGLAFALETHPGLKRPKNEDAVGHALTPWGGVFVVADGMGGHRTGEVAARLAVEGILEHLSQGDPSPRALLQAFERANERIYQEAQRPENRGMGTTATCLLLDLPYALIAHVGDSRAYLLRKGELTLLTEDHSWVAERVRQGLLSPEEAKTHRWRNVITNALGSFPQARVDLMGLKLEPGDVFLLCSDGLSGVLEDRTLGEVLKSFPPEEAAKRLVALANEWGGPDNISAIVVRVPEELPQGGRPYALPLEAAAGAPVRLKLGEEPEELPTQVLEPRRSRVRLNWRDALLVLLWVVVVAYILLGYFKRP, encoded by the coding sequence GTGTCCGGCTTGGCCTTTGCCCTGGAAACCCACCCTGGTCTCAAGCGGCCCAAGAACGAGGACGCCGTGGGCCACGCCCTCACCCCTTGGGGTGGGGTCTTCGTGGTGGCGGACGGGATGGGGGGGCACCGTACGGGGGAGGTGGCGGCCAGGCTGGCCGTGGAGGGGATTCTGGAGCACCTGAGCCAGGGGGACCCCAGCCCCAGAGCCCTGCTTCAAGCCTTTGAAAGGGCCAACGAGCGCATCTATCAGGAGGCGCAACGCCCTGAGAACCGGGGCATGGGCACCACCGCCACCTGCCTCCTTCTGGATCTGCCCTATGCCCTGATCGCCCACGTGGGGGACTCGAGGGCCTACCTCCTCAGGAAGGGGGAGCTTACCCTCCTCACCGAGGACCACTCCTGGGTGGCGGAAAGGGTGCGCCAGGGCCTTTTAAGCCCCGAGGAGGCCAAGACCCACCGCTGGCGCAACGTGATCACCAATGCCCTAGGCTCCTTCCCCCAGGCCCGGGTAGACCTCATGGGGCTTAAGCTTGAGCCCGGGGACGTGTTTTTGTTGTGTAGTGACGGCCTTTCGGGAGTTTTGGAGGACCGCACCCTCGGAGAAGTTCTAAAGAGCTTTCCTCCCGAAGAGGCGGCCAAGCGCCTGGTGGCCTTGGCCAACGAATGGGGGGGGCCGGATAACATAAGCGCCATCGTGGTGCGGGTTCCTGAAGAGCTTCCCCAGGGGGGTCGTCCTTATGCCTTGCCCCTCGAGGCGGCGGCGGGAGCCCCGGTGCGCCTCAAGCTGGGGGAGGAGCCCGAGGAACTGCCCACCCAGGTCTTGGAGCCCAGGCGCTCGCGGGTACGCCTGAACTGGCGGGATGCCCTTTTGGTGCTCCTTTGGGTGGTGGTGGTGGCCTACATCCTCCTGGGCTACTTCAAAAGGCCCTAG
- the moaC gene encoding cyclic pyranopterin monophosphate synthase MoaC — protein sequence MDLTHFKDGRPHMVDVTEKSATFRTATAEAYVELTEEALVALEKGGVGKGDPLMVAQLAGIMGAKKTAELIPLCHPLPLTGVEVRVELEREARRVRIQATVRTKAETGVEMEALTACAVAALTVYDMLKAASKGLVISRVQLLHKAGGKSGEWRRTPDP from the coding sequence ATGGACCTCACCCACTTTAAGGACGGCAGGCCCCACATGGTGGACGTGACGGAAAAGTCCGCCACCTTCCGTACCGCCACCGCCGAGGCGTATGTGGAGCTCACGGAAGAAGCCTTGGTCGCCCTGGAAAAGGGGGGTGTGGGGAAGGGGGACCCCCTGATGGTGGCCCAGCTTGCGGGCATCATGGGGGCCAAGAAGACCGCGGAGCTCATCCCCCTTTGCCACCCTCTGCCCCTCACCGGGGTGGAGGTGAGGGTGGAGCTGGAAAGGGAGGCCAGGCGGGTGCGCATCCAGGCCACGGTGCGCACCAAGGCGGAAACCGGGGTGGAGATGGAGGCCCTAACCGCCTGCGCCGTGGCGGCCCTCACCGTCTACGACATGTTGAAGGCCGCTTCCAAGGGCCTGGTGATCTCCCGGGTGCAGCTTTTGCACAAGGCGGGGGGGAAGAGCGGGGAGTGGCGGCGCACCCCCGATCCTTGA
- a CDS encoding MFS transporter, which translates to MRHGPGWYLSLSAYWFATSLKWFLVLLVILPAKVAELSPLEEKASRLGFLFGLGAVMAILGPPVMGYLSDHMGRRKPFLLAGSLLTAIALLLLVHAPSYLWLLVAYLLLQVADDLATGPYSALIPDLVPRRERGTASGYMGVLQVSGQILGGAVGFLFPLAFQAYLAAFLNLLGAGLSLRIIPDRPLGANPRPFLAAMAAPWRDRDFLLVYLTRFLVMLGFYLAQTYLQYYLADVVRIFQAFGRALTQEPFQAVALLGLLISLGAALASVPAGKASDRLGRKPLIYLSGAGLGLLMPFILLLPRYDAMLFLALFFGLFYGIYLAVDWALVADVLRDPKAHATDMGLWQTAIVVPQVLAGAFGRPLDLLNAREEGLGYLVLFLLAGAFFLLGAFLVAPIRRAR; encoded by the coding sequence ATGCGCCACGGGCCCGGCTGGTACCTTTCCCTTTCCGCCTACTGGTTCGCCACCAGCCTCAAGTGGTTCCTGGTCCTTCTGGTGATCCTGCCCGCCAAGGTGGCGGAGCTTTCCCCCCTCGAGGAGAAGGCGAGCCGCCTGGGCTTCCTCTTCGGCCTGGGGGCGGTGATGGCCATCCTGGGCCCCCCCGTCATGGGCTACCTCTCGGACCACATGGGCAGGCGAAAGCCCTTTCTCCTCGCGGGTAGCCTCCTCACCGCCATAGCCCTTCTCCTTTTGGTCCATGCCCCCAGCTACCTCTGGCTCCTGGTGGCCTACCTCCTCCTGCAGGTGGCGGACGATCTGGCCACCGGGCCCTACTCCGCCCTCATCCCCGACCTGGTGCCCCGAAGGGAAAGGGGCACCGCCTCGGGATACATGGGGGTTCTGCAGGTTTCCGGCCAGATCCTGGGGGGCGCGGTGGGATTTCTTTTCCCTTTGGCTTTCCAAGCCTATCTGGCGGCTTTTTTAAACCTCCTGGGGGCCGGGCTTAGCCTCCGGATAATCCCAGACCGGCCCTTAGGGGCTAATCCCCGTCCCTTCCTCGCCGCCATGGCGGCGCCCTGGCGGGATCGGGATTTCCTTTTGGTCTATTTGACCCGCTTTTTGGTGATGCTGGGCTTTTACCTGGCCCAGACCTACCTACAGTACTACCTGGCGGACGTGGTGCGGATCTTCCAGGCCTTTGGTCGGGCCCTTACCCAGGAACCCTTCCAGGCGGTGGCCCTTTTGGGCCTCCTCATCTCCCTGGGGGCCGCCTTGGCCAGCGTCCCCGCAGGGAAGGCCTCGGACCGGCTGGGCCGCAAGCCCCTCATCTACCTTTCAGGGGCGGGCCTGGGGTTGCTCATGCCCTTCATCCTGCTTCTCCCCCGGTATGACGCCATGCTGTTCTTGGCCCTTTTCTTCGGCCTTTTCTACGGGATCTACCTGGCGGTGGACTGGGCCCTGGTGGCGGATGTGCTGAGGGATCCCAAGGCCCATGCCACGGACATGGGCCTGTGGCAGACCGCCATCGTGGTGCCCCAGGTGCTGGCGGGGGCCTTTGGCCGCCCCTTGGATCTCCTGAACGCCCGGGAGGAGGGCCTGGGGTACCTGGTGCTCTTCCTGCTGGCCGGGGCCTTTTTTCTCCTGGGGGCCTTCCTGGTGGCCCCGATCCGCCGAGCCCGTTGA
- the folB gene encoding dihydroneopterin aldolase: MGEIALLGLEFYGRHGVRPEEGRLGARFVVDLWLKVPFEGRGDRLEETVDYAAVYALVEEVVRHRRFYLIEALADHLAEALLQAFPRLEGVRVRVHKPHAPIPGVFRDVYAETEKVRS; encoded by the coding sequence ATGGGGGAGATCGCCCTTTTGGGCCTAGAGTTCTACGGCCGCCACGGGGTTAGGCCCGAGGAAGGCCGGCTTGGGGCCCGGTTTGTGGTGGACCTCTGGCTCAAGGTGCCCTTTGAGGGCAGGGGGGACCGGCTGGAGGAAACCGTGGACTACGCCGCCGTCTACGCCCTGGTGGAAGAGGTGGTGCGCCACCGCCGCTTCTACCTGATCGAGGCCCTGGCAGACCACCTGGCGGAAGCCCTCCTGCAGGCCTTTCCCCGCCTCGAGGGGGTACGGGTGCGGGTGCACAAACCCCACGCCCCCATCCCCGGGGTCTTTCGCGACGTGTACGCGGAAACGGAGAAAGTTCGCTCCTAG
- a CDS encoding NifB/NifX family molybdenum-iron cluster-binding protein has protein sequence MRIAVALSKNDDQKVYPGPFGHAPRFAIYEVEGEGKVRLLEVRENPYAAMEGGRKHELMRELLKDVDLRVGARFGHGGSMGAFPMAERLEVGPVSVAEALERVRAR, from the coding sequence ATGCGCATCGCCGTTGCCCTATCCAAAAACGATGACCAGAAGGTTTACCCGGGCCCTTTTGGGCACGCGCCCCGCTTCGCCATCTACGAGGTGGAAGGGGAGGGGAAGGTGCGCCTCCTCGAGGTGCGGGAGAACCCCTACGCCGCCATGGAGGGCGGGAGGAAGCACGAGCTCATGCGGGAGCTTCTCAAGGACGTGGACCTGCGGGTGGGGGCCCGCTTCGGCCACGGGGGTTCCATGGGGGCTTTCCCCATGGCCGAGCGCCTCGAGGTGGGGCCGGTGAGCGTGGCCGAGGCTTTGGAGAGGGTCAGGGCCCGCTGA
- a CDS encoding TRAP transporter large permease, with the protein MNLESLMPPLMFLALVVFLLSGYPVAFSLGAVGIVFGFLGIALDIFPAPLLKAMPDRIFGIMSNQLLLAIPFFTFMGIILEKSGLAEDLLDTMGKLFGPLRGGLALSVVFVGAILAATTGVVAASVMAMGLISLPIMLKYGYNPRLASGVILGSATLAQIIPPSVVLIVLSDQLGVSVGDMYKAALIPSALTVGLYFLYVIYVALFRPKWVPALPPEARPDAGKEAQAAFALLSYLLVGVGAYAVGRFLPAWAEWLEVLLALGVWTLVLLPWIRKNPLLKRALLSMVPPLVLIFLVLGTVLIGLATPTEAGAMGVVGALVLAALNRRLSFKVLYGAMEGTAKLTAFVIFILIGSTLFSLVFRGVDGDLWVEGFLTGLPGGEVGFILFVMVLVFLLGFFIDFFEIAFIALPLLAIGAEALNIDKLWFGLLVGVNLQTSFLTPPFGFALFYLRNVAPKEVRTADIYLGGIPFIGLQLLVLLFVYFFRDPILRFVSGVGSGG; encoded by the coding sequence ATGAACCTGGAAAGCCTCATGCCTCCCCTCATGTTTTTGGCCCTGGTGGTCTTTTTGCTTTCCGGCTACCCCGTGGCCTTCTCCTTGGGGGCGGTGGGGATCGTCTTTGGCTTTTTGGGCATAGCCCTGGATATCTTCCCCGCACCCCTCCTTAAGGCCATGCCCGACCGCATCTTTGGCATCATGTCCAACCAGCTTCTCCTGGCCATTCCCTTCTTCACCTTCATGGGCATCATCCTGGAGAAAAGCGGCCTGGCAGAGGACCTCCTGGACACCATGGGGAAGCTCTTTGGGCCCCTAAGGGGGGGCTTGGCCTTAAGCGTGGTCTTCGTGGGGGCCATTTTGGCGGCCACCACCGGGGTGGTGGCCGCCAGCGTGATGGCCATGGGCCTTATCTCCCTGCCCATCATGCTGAAGTACGGCTATAACCCCCGCTTGGCCAGCGGGGTGATCCTGGGCTCGGCCACCCTGGCCCAGATCATCCCCCCCAGTGTGGTCCTCATCGTCTTGTCGGACCAGCTTGGGGTTTCCGTGGGGGATATGTACAAGGCTGCCCTGATACCCTCTGCCCTCACCGTGGGCCTTTACTTCCTTTACGTGATCTACGTGGCCCTTTTCCGCCCAAAGTGGGTTCCCGCCCTTCCTCCAGAGGCCCGGCCTGATGCGGGCAAGGAGGCCCAGGCGGCCTTTGCCCTGCTTTCCTACCTCCTCGTGGGGGTGGGGGCGTATGCCGTGGGGCGCTTTTTGCCTGCCTGGGCGGAGTGGCTGGAGGTGCTCCTGGCCTTGGGGGTTTGGACCCTGGTGCTCCTTCCCTGGATCCGTAAAAACCCCCTTCTCAAAAGGGCCCTCCTTTCCATGGTGCCCCCCCTGGTCCTCATCTTCCTGGTGCTGGGCACCGTGCTCATCGGCCTGGCTACCCCCACGGAGGCAGGGGCCATGGGGGTGGTGGGGGCCCTGGTCCTGGCGGCCTTGAACCGCAGGCTTTCCTTCAAGGTCCTCTACGGGGCCATGGAGGGCACGGCCAAGCTCACCGCCTTCGTCATCTTCATCCTGATCGGCTCCACCCTCTTCAGCCTGGTCTTCCGCGGGGTAGATGGGGACCTTTGGGTGGAGGGCTTCCTCACGGGTCTTCCGGGCGGTGAGGTGGGCTTCATCCTCTTCGTGATGGTTTTGGTCTTCCTCCTGGGCTTCTTCATCGACTTCTTTGAGATCGCCTTCATCGCTCTGCCCCTTTTGGCCATCGGGGCGGAGGCCTTGAATATTGACAAGCTCTGGTTTGGCCTTTTGGTGGGGGTGAACCTGCAGACCTCCTTCCTCACCCCGCCCTTTGGCTTTGCCCTCTTCTACCTGCGAAACGTGGCCCCCAAGGAGGTGAGGACCGCAGATATCTACCTGGGCGGAATCCCCTTCATCGGGTTACAGCTTTTGGTTTTGCTCTTCGTCTATTTCTTTCGGGACCCCATCCTGCGCTTTGTGAGCGGGGTGGGTTCTGGGGGATAG
- the folP gene encoding dihydropteroate synthase: MLWLRDRSLDLSRPRIMGILNLTPDSFSDGGLYLDPERALERARTLVAEGADLLDLGAESTRPGAKPVSVEEEKRRLLPVLEAVLELGVPVSVDTRKPEVAAEALKLGAHLINDVTGLRDERMMALCARFGVAAVIMHMPVPDPQTMMAHARYGDVVAEVREFLRAQAESALKAGVPQVVLDPGFGFGKLLEHNLALLRRLEEIVALGHPVLVGLSRKRSIGELTGVEEPAKRTLGSVAAHLFAAMKGARILRVHDVAAHREALAVWNALWG; the protein is encoded by the coding sequence GTGCTCTGGCTTCGCGACCGCAGCCTGGACCTCTCCCGCCCCCGGATCATGGGCATCCTTAACCTCACCCCCGATTCCTTTTCCGATGGTGGCCTCTACCTGGACCCGGAGCGGGCCCTGGAAAGGGCCAGGACCCTGGTGGCCGAGGGGGCAGACCTTTTGGACCTGGGGGCGGAATCGACCCGCCCCGGGGCAAAGCCCGTGTCCGTGGAGGAGGAAAAAAGGCGGCTTCTTCCGGTTTTGGAGGCGGTCCTCGAGCTGGGGGTGCCGGTGAGCGTGGACACCCGCAAACCCGAGGTGGCGGCGGAGGCCTTGAAGCTGGGAGCACACCTCATCAACGACGTGACGGGCCTTCGGGATGAGCGCATGATGGCCCTTTGTGCCCGGTTTGGGGTGGCGGCGGTGATCATGCACATGCCCGTGCCCGATCCCCAAACCATGATGGCCCACGCCCGCTACGGGGATGTGGTGGCCGAGGTGAGGGAGTTCCTAAGGGCCCAGGCGGAGAGCGCCCTGAAGGCCGGGGTACCCCAGGTGGTCCTGGACCCGGGGTTCGGCTTCGGGAAACTTCTGGAACACAACCTGGCCCTCCTCAGGCGCCTGGAAGAGATCGTGGCCCTGGGCCACCCGGTTTTGGTGGGGCTTTCCCGGAAGCGCTCCATCGGGGAGCTCACCGGGGTGGAGGAACCCGCCAAAAGAACCCTTGGCTCCGTGGCCGCCCACCTCTTTGCCGCCATGAAGGGGGCCAGGATCCTTCGCGTCCACGACGTGGCCGCCCACCGGGAGGCCCTGGCGGTGTGGAACGCCCTTTGGGGATAG
- the ndk gene encoding nucleoside-diphosphate kinase, with the protein MERTFVMVKPDGVRRGLVGEILSRFERKGFRIAGLKLLQITQELAERHYAEHRDKPFFPGLVSFITSGPVVAMVLEGPNAVAEVRKMMGATHPKDALPGTIRGDFATTIDENVIHGSASLEDAKREIALFFRSEELL; encoded by the coding sequence ATGGAGCGCACCTTTGTCATGGTGAAACCCGACGGCGTGCGAAGGGGTCTGGTGGGGGAGATCCTTTCCCGTTTTGAGCGGAAGGGTTTCCGTATCGCGGGGCTTAAGCTTTTACAGATCACCCAGGAGCTGGCAGAAAGGCATTACGCCGAGCACCGGGATAAACCCTTCTTCCCCGGCCTGGTGAGCTTCATCACCTCGGGTCCCGTGGTGGCCATGGTGCTGGAGGGGCCGAACGCGGTGGCCGAGGTGCGGAAGATGATGGGGGCCACCCATCCTAAGGACGCCCTCCCCGGCACCATCCGGGGGGATTTCGCCACCACCATCGACGAGAACGTGATCCACGGTTCCGCGAGCCTCGAGGACGCAAAGCGGGAGATCGCCCTTTTCTTCCGCTCGGAAGAGCTCCTCTAG
- a CDS encoding universal stress protein: protein MRLLAAVDLGESLEPVVESARFLQEGFNIPAELLHVLPTPYFEALGRRFPHLRPGLEEALSRVEKEVEKTLADTGLRAKVLRGFPAQVVAGEALKSRLVLLGQRGTDALEVLARGGLVRYLLHRGEVPVLLLPRTLGGVRRIAVGLDDSPASLSAFRVAEAWGRALGAEVFGLHLVSGQGGCCFPTYLDPQALGLADVLARAKAHLEGLLKATGVVEVTKGEEELDLLRWAKAREADLLVLGSKAKSTWRHRLGRMVEVLSHQSSLPLLVVPEATVW from the coding sequence ATGCGCCTGTTGGCTGCTGTGGACCTGGGGGAGAGTTTGGAGCCGGTGGTGGAAAGCGCCCGCTTTCTTCAGGAGGGGTTCAACATCCCCGCGGAGCTCCTTCACGTGCTTCCTACCCCGTACTTTGAGGCCCTCGGACGCCGCTTTCCCCATCTCAGGCCGGGGCTGGAGGAAGCCCTTAGCCGGGTGGAGAAGGAGGTGGAGAAAACCCTGGCGGATACGGGGCTTAGGGCCAAGGTGCTCCGGGGGTTTCCCGCCCAGGTGGTGGCCGGGGAGGCGTTGAAAAGCCGCCTGGTCCTTTTGGGCCAGCGGGGAACGGATGCCCTCGAGGTCCTGGCCCGGGGCGGGCTCGTCCGCTACCTGTTGCACCGGGGGGAGGTGCCGGTCTTGCTCCTCCCTAGGACCCTTGGGGGAGTGCGCCGCATCGCCGTGGGGCTTGACGATAGCCCCGCAAGCCTAAGCGCCTTCCGGGTGGCTGAGGCTTGGGGAAGAGCCTTGGGGGCTGAGGTCTTCGGCCTGCACCTGGTGAGCGGGCAGGGAGGGTGCTGCTTCCCCACCTACTTGGATCCGCAAGCCCTGGGGCTTGCGGATGTTCTGGCCCGGGCCAAAGCCCACCTGGAGGGCCTCCTCAAGGCCACCGGGGTGGTGGAGGTTACCAAGGGGGAGGAGGAGCTGGACCTTTTGCGCTGGGCCAAGGCCCGGGAGGCGGACCTCCTGGTCTTGGGTTCCAAGGCCAAGAGCACCTGGCGCCACCGGCTTGGGCGCATGGTGGAGGTGCTTTCCCACCAGAGCTCCTTGCCCCTCCTGGTGGTTCCCGAGGCCACGGTCTGGTAA
- a CDS encoding c-type cytochrome, which translates to MKRLLPALLFLGLLALGQSPGAKLYSANCQSCHQATGQGVPGAFPPLTHLDKVVQAKGGREYLIRVVLYGLQGSLTVEGKTYNGVMPPFRQLKDQEVADLLNHILTTLAKSKAKPISAQEVKAQRARALSPQEVLKSRPPVK; encoded by the coding sequence ATGAAGCGCCTCTTGCCCGCCTTGCTCTTCCTGGGGCTCCTGGCCCTTGGTCAAAGCCCGGGGGCCAAGCTCTACTCCGCCAACTGCCAAAGCTGCCACCAGGCCACGGGCCAGGGAGTTCCTGGAGCCTTCCCGCCCCTCACCCACCTGGACAAGGTGGTCCAGGCCAAGGGGGGTCGGGAGTACCTGATCCGGGTGGTCCTCTATGGCCTTCAGGGAAGCCTTACCGTGGAGGGCAAGACCTACAACGGGGTCATGCCCCCCTTCCGCCAGCTCAAGGACCAGGAGGTGGCTGATCTCCTGAACCACATCCTCACCACCCTCGCCAAGTCCAAGGCCAAGCCCATAAGCGCCCAGGAGGTGAAGGCGCAGAGGGCCAGGGCCCTCTCCCCCCAGGAGGTCCTCAAGTCCCGTCCCCCGGTCAAGTAG